The Spirosoma foliorum genome has a window encoding:
- a CDS encoding RagB/SusD family nutrient uptake outer membrane protein: MSLKNNVVRICTLGLIVSLVGCTDLEEKFQGDLTASQISTSTSANTAALLTGVYNSIREPFQNNSQLNALCEMTTDAMMGPTRGPDWDDNGTWRQLHQHRWDGNHIRIINTFNNMSGGIFAATDMLRFNPTPQQAAEARFLRAWCMFWLLDLYDQVPYREPGESVVQASKVRKGLDALNYIISEVTAIQGNLPEGPAGLANKDAARVFLMKLYLNKGAYTNRATPTFAAEDMNKVISLADEIINSNKYSFTANYYDNFAPNNTTIGKENIWTQENVGGVSPNANLRNRWVTFLHPNQSPNGNNGWVILPDFYDKYEATDKRLGAAYKSPGGLANPGNRINTGFLIGQQYNLTTDAPLKDRPGNPLIFSKEVKIIETGANLELPGIRPIKYPIDYANDGSRLIDNDYVYFRLPDVLLMKAEAILRGGTATNAGAYGNTALSLVNAIRTHSSRGATALTTIDLNTLLDERGRELYIENWRRQDLIRFGKFLQPFYEKNYTSDPKYLLFPIPIQQMAVNSNITQNPGY, translated from the coding sequence ATGTCCTTAAAAAATAACGTAGTTCGTATTTGTACACTTGGTCTGATCGTAAGCCTTGTTGGGTGTACCGATCTGGAAGAGAAGTTCCAGGGCGACCTGACTGCCAGTCAGATCAGTACGTCGACCTCGGCTAATACAGCCGCCCTACTGACCGGGGTTTACAATTCAATCCGGGAGCCTTTCCAAAACAATTCGCAGCTAAACGCGCTCTGCGAAATGACTACCGATGCCATGATGGGCCCAACCCGTGGGCCAGACTGGGACGATAATGGAACCTGGCGCCAGTTGCACCAGCATCGTTGGGACGGTAATCACATCCGTATTATTAACACCTTCAACAACATGAGTGGAGGAATTTTTGCCGCTACCGATATGCTGCGATTCAATCCAACGCCCCAGCAGGCAGCCGAAGCCCGGTTTTTACGGGCCTGGTGTATGTTCTGGTTGCTGGATTTGTACGATCAGGTACCTTATCGGGAGCCGGGAGAGAGTGTGGTACAAGCGTCCAAAGTACGTAAAGGCCTGGACGCCCTGAACTACATTATCAGCGAAGTAACAGCCATACAAGGGAACTTACCGGAAGGACCAGCGGGGCTGGCCAATAAAGATGCCGCCCGTGTGTTTCTGATGAAATTATACCTTAACAAAGGGGCGTATACCAACCGGGCTACGCCAACCTTTGCGGCAGAGGATATGAACAAGGTCATCAGCTTGGCCGACGAGATTATTAACAGCAATAAGTACTCGTTCACGGCTAATTATTACGACAATTTTGCGCCCAACAACACGACGATCGGCAAAGAAAACATCTGGACCCAGGAGAACGTAGGGGGCGTATCGCCAAACGCGAACTTGCGAAACCGATGGGTTACATTCCTGCACCCCAACCAAAGCCCGAATGGAAACAATGGCTGGGTAATTCTGCCGGATTTCTACGATAAATACGAGGCTACCGATAAGCGATTGGGCGCAGCTTATAAAAGTCCGGGTGGTCTGGCTAACCCAGGCAATCGTATCAATACAGGATTCCTGATTGGTCAGCAGTATAATTTAACGACAGACGCTCCTCTAAAAGACAGACCCGGTAATCCCTTGATTTTTTCAAAAGAGGTAAAGATTATCGAAACGGGCGCTAACCTGGAGCTGCCCGGAATCAGACCGATCAAGTACCCGATTGACTATGCCAATGATGGTAGTCGATTGATTGATAATGACTACGTTTACTTCCGGTTACCTGACGTGTTGCTGATGAAAGCGGAAGCTATTTTACGGGGTGGCACGGCCACCAATGCAGGCGCTTACGGTAATACAGCCCTCTCCTTGGTTAATGCCATTCGCACGCACTCCTCACGGGGAGCCACCGCCTTAACGACTATTGACTTGAATACGTTGTTGGACGAGCGAGGTCGGGAGTTGTATATCGAGAATTGGCGACGGCAGGATCTGATCCGGTTCGGCAAGTTTTTGCAACCGTTTTACGAGAAGAATTACACGAGCGATCCGAAGTATCTGTTATTCCCAATCCCAATTCAGCAAATGGCGGTTAATTCGAATATAACCCAGAATCCGGGTTACTAG
- a CDS encoding SusC/RagA family TonB-linked outer membrane protein, producing MTSVTAKDFNKGNFTSPDQLIQGKVSGVQIINNSGQPGGAATVKIRGNSAITGSGQPLYVVDGVPLDNRSARPGLNANGLGNTPGGNPLNFLNPADIASIDVLKDASATAIYGSRAAYGVVIINTKRGQTGAAKVDFGFNTGVSTIFRRINVLNAEQYREAIKYYGVSPLNDKGGNEDPFGSILRKGIQQNYTVAISGGNESGKYRISAGYLNQEGIINKTGFKKYTANFSGNLKFLESKRLGIDMNVNSSQYIEDIAAITNDAGSNGSLIGHALQWNPTDSLRKANGSLNIKAGAVINPLAMSELYNDQSKVTTILASISPYYKITDWLEYRMLYSVNYSAGGRRTSINQDINISATQGKGWASIGNNELSTQQFTHTLNFNKDIAPDLNLNALVGFEYMTFANKGSAMSALGPASGFGNYGLDYTDYIQYSNTTGRTVSSFVDPTSELQSYFGRAIGNYKDRYLVTATLRADGSSKFGTNNKYGYFPSFSAAWNISNESFFHVNSINSLKIRGGWGKTGNQEFPSGSSQARYSFTDNGGLGQTNNPNPDLKWQSDKQYNIGFDVSMLNSRISATVDYFNKTTTDLLFPSPPIQPAPPGSVIRWINLDGRIQNKGLEVAIDGAIVKKDNFSWDLSANATFISNSVSGLTAPILTGALNGPGLSGVSVEVIQNGLPINAFYTRRYLGMNESTGLATYEDAGNTFFYVGNPNPKTLLGLSTTLRYKKLSLIANMNGAFGQDIYNNTNNAVISVGLLNGGRNIGLSLFREPVKESIANPVTPSSRFIEKGDYLKMTNATLSYSIGNIAKVIRGAAVYVTGQNLFVLTKYTGFDPEVNVNKAINSVPSVGIDYAAYPSARTITFGVNFSL from the coding sequence GTGACGTCCGTTACGGCTAAAGATTTCAATAAAGGGAATTTCACTTCGCCTGATCAATTGATTCAGGGGAAGGTTTCGGGGGTACAGATTATCAACAACAGCGGTCAGCCGGGTGGAGCTGCTACGGTCAAAATTCGGGGAAATTCGGCCATTACGGGTAGTGGTCAACCCCTGTATGTAGTCGATGGGGTGCCGTTGGATAACCGCTCGGCCCGTCCTGGATTAAATGCCAATGGTCTGGGCAACACACCCGGTGGCAATCCACTGAACTTTCTGAACCCGGCCGATATTGCCTCGATCGATGTATTGAAAGATGCCTCTGCCACAGCCATTTACGGTTCTCGAGCGGCCTACGGGGTTGTCATTATCAATACCAAACGAGGGCAGACCGGAGCAGCAAAAGTTGATTTTGGATTCAATACGGGTGTTTCGACTATTTTCCGAAGAATAAATGTCCTGAATGCCGAGCAGTATCGAGAAGCCATAAAGTACTATGGAGTAAGCCCGTTAAATGATAAAGGTGGAAATGAGGACCCCTTTGGCTCTATTTTGCGAAAAGGCATCCAACAGAACTATACCGTTGCCATTAGTGGGGGAAATGAAAGCGGAAAGTACCGTATATCAGCGGGTTATCTGAATCAGGAAGGTATTATCAATAAAACGGGTTTCAAAAAATACACGGCGAATTTCTCGGGCAACCTGAAATTTCTGGAGAGCAAACGACTGGGAATAGACATGAACGTAAATTCCAGTCAGTACATCGAAGACATTGCCGCTATTACCAACGATGCCGGTTCGAATGGGAGCCTGATTGGGCACGCTTTACAATGGAACCCAACCGATTCGCTGCGGAAAGCAAATGGTAGTCTCAATATTAAAGCGGGTGCGGTAATCAACCCATTGGCGATGTCGGAGCTGTACAATGACCAATCGAAGGTAACTACCATTTTGGCCAGCATTTCGCCCTATTATAAGATTACAGACTGGCTGGAATATCGGATGCTATATAGTGTCAATTATAGTGCGGGCGGTCGCCGAACGTCGATCAATCAGGATATTAACATCTCCGCGACGCAAGGAAAAGGGTGGGCCAGCATCGGCAATAACGAACTCAGCACCCAGCAATTTACGCACACGCTGAACTTCAATAAAGACATTGCGCCGGACCTTAACCTCAATGCGCTGGTCGGCTTTGAGTATATGACCTTTGCCAACAAGGGCTCGGCTATGAGCGCGCTGGGGCCAGCGTCGGGGTTTGGTAATTACGGCCTGGACTACACTGACTACATCCAGTATTCGAACACAACTGGTCGTACCGTTTCGTCATTTGTTGATCCTACCTCCGAGCTTCAGTCTTATTTTGGTCGGGCAATTGGTAATTACAAAGATCGCTATCTGGTAACAGCTACCCTCCGTGCCGACGGTTCCAGCAAATTTGGTACGAACAATAAGTATGGTTACTTCCCGTCTTTCTCGGCGGCCTGGAACATCAGTAATGAGTCATTTTTCCACGTCAACAGCATCAATTCGCTGAAAATACGCGGTGGCTGGGGAAAAACGGGTAACCAGGAGTTCCCATCAGGCTCTTCGCAGGCTCGCTATTCGTTCACCGATAATGGCGGTCTTGGGCAGACCAATAACCCCAACCCGGACTTAAAATGGCAATCCGATAAGCAGTACAACATTGGTTTTGACGTATCGATGCTGAACAGCCGCATTTCGGCCACCGTCGATTATTTTAATAAAACCACCACCGATCTGCTGTTCCCTAGCCCGCCAATTCAGCCCGCTCCTCCAGGATCAGTTATTCGCTGGATCAATCTGGATGGCCGTATCCAAAACAAGGGTCTGGAAGTGGCCATCGATGGGGCCATTGTCAAAAAGGATAACTTCAGTTGGGATTTGAGCGCCAATGCCACCTTTATTAGCAACAGCGTATCCGGTTTAACTGCGCCCATTTTGACCGGGGCTTTGAATGGGCCAGGGTTGAGTGGCGTTTCGGTAGAAGTGATTCAGAATGGCTTACCCATCAATGCGTTTTATACACGCCGATATCTGGGAATGAATGAATCTACCGGCTTGGCTACCTATGAAGACGCGGGTAATACTTTTTTCTACGTAGGTAATCCAAATCCCAAAACCTTGCTAGGTCTCAGTACGACACTTCGCTACAAAAAACTCTCGCTGATTGCCAACATGAACGGCGCATTCGGGCAGGATATTTACAACAATACCAACAACGCCGTCATTAGTGTGGGGCTGCTTAACGGAGGGCGAAACATCGGCTTATCCTTATTTAGAGAACCTGTTAAGGAGTCGATTGCCAACCCGGTAACACCTTCTTCCCGCTTCATCGAAAAAGGAGATTACCTCAAAATGACGAACGCGACCCTTTCATATTCCATCGGTAACATCGCCAAAGTTATCCGGGGAGCAGCCGTCTATGTGACTGGTCAGAATCTGTTTGTTCTCACCAAATACACGGGCTTTGATCCAGAAGTCAATGTCAACAAAGCCATTAATAGTGTGCCATCGGTAGGCATCGATTATGCCGCGTATCCATCGGCTCGTACCATCACGTTTGGCGTCAATTTCTCGTTATAA
- a CDS encoding class I SAM-dependent DNA methyltransferase: MFEQTFKNIDDILHKDAGCGSELDYVEQTSWVLFLKYLDDLEKDKQTAAELKGIDYTPIIAPEYKWTAWAAPKTPLGLIDHQVAMTGDDLKDFVDDKLFPYLKKFKVDAEHADTIEYKIGEIFSELKNRLQSGYNLREVINRIDLLRFRTHAEKHEMSHLYEDKIKNMGNAGRNGGEYYTPRPLIKTIVKVVAPEIGQKIYDGASGSAGFLVEAFDYLKAGKNLSTKDLETLQKSTFYGKEKKSLAYIIGTMNMILHGVEAPNIIHTNTLAENLADIQERDRYDIVLANPPFGGKERAEVQQNFPIKTGETASLFMQHFIKIMKAGGRAGIVIKNTFLSNTDNASVSLRKLLLESCNLHTVLDLPGGTFTGAGVKTVVLFFEKGAPTRNVWFYQLNLDRNLGKTNALNERDLADFVALQKTKANSDNSWTLNIADINPATYDLSAKNPHKKEEVALREPQEILAEMRALDEESADILNGIWELV; the protein is encoded by the coding sequence ATGTTTGAACAGACGTTTAAGAATATTGACGACATCCTGCACAAGGATGCCGGTTGTGGCAGTGAGTTGGATTATGTGGAGCAAACTTCCTGGGTGCTGTTCCTAAAATACCTCGACGATTTAGAAAAAGACAAACAAACGGCCGCCGAACTGAAAGGCATTGACTATACGCCCATCATTGCGCCCGAATACAAATGGACTGCATGGGCGGCTCCTAAAACTCCACTGGGCCTGATTGACCACCAGGTAGCCATGACTGGCGACGACCTGAAAGACTTTGTGGACGATAAACTCTTTCCCTATCTCAAGAAATTTAAGGTCGATGCCGAACACGCCGACACCATTGAATACAAGATTGGGGAGATCTTCAGCGAACTCAAAAACCGGTTGCAGAGTGGCTACAACCTGCGTGAGGTTATTAACCGTATCGACCTGTTGCGTTTTCGGACACATGCCGAAAAGCACGAGATGAGCCACCTCTATGAGGACAAGATCAAAAACATGGGCAATGCGGGCCGAAACGGGGGCGAATACTATACACCCCGCCCGCTCATAAAAACCATTGTGAAGGTGGTTGCCCCCGAAATTGGCCAGAAAATTTACGATGGCGCATCGGGTTCGGCGGGTTTTCTGGTAGAAGCGTTTGACTATTTAAAAGCGGGTAAAAACTTATCGACCAAAGACCTCGAAACGCTACAGAAAAGCACGTTCTACGGCAAGGAGAAAAAGTCACTGGCCTACATTATTGGCACCATGAACATGATTCTGCATGGTGTAGAGGCTCCAAACATCATTCATACCAATACGCTGGCCGAAAACCTGGCCGATATTCAGGAGCGCGACCGCTACGATATTGTGCTGGCCAATCCGCCTTTTGGTGGCAAGGAACGGGCCGAAGTGCAGCAGAATTTCCCGATCAAAACGGGCGAAACGGCCTCGCTGTTTATGCAGCATTTTATCAAGATCATGAAAGCCGGAGGCCGGGCGGGCATTGTGATTAAAAACACCTTCCTCTCCAATACTGATAATGCCTCGGTGAGCCTGCGTAAACTGTTGCTCGAAAGCTGCAACCTGCATACGGTGCTCGATTTGCCCGGCGGCACCTTTACCGGCGCAGGTGTGAAAACGGTCGTGCTGTTTTTTGAAAAAGGGGCACCCACCCGCAACGTCTGGTTTTACCAGCTTAACCTCGACCGTAATCTAGGCAAAACAAACGCCCTCAACGAGCGCGACCTGGCCGACTTTGTAGCCCTCCAAAAAACCAAAGCCAACTCCGACAACTCCTGGACGCTCAACATAGCCGACATTAACCCCGCTACCTACGACCTCTCGGCCAAGAACCCGCACAAAAAAGAGGAAGTTGCGTTACGAGAACCCCAGGAAATCCTGGCCGAAATGCGGGCTTTAGATGAAGAAAGTGCAGACATTTTAAACGGCATCTGGGAACTGGTATGA
- a CDS encoding phytanoyl-CoA dioxygenase family protein yields the protein MNVINALKSSIKKGIQQVTAPQPLKEFEPATLPWLDKPGADIEQFVRKYERGRNVPYDLAEKLKFWQKNGYVILKQAIDPAWIDQYWSEVEELIENHKQYKTLVRVDLPEYAARPVLPINEVPKDVLNGPYIKFMDFHDNSVLGKKIMLHENIITFLEAVFADRVIAMQSLLFKYGSQQATHQDFPYVVSEVPSHLAASWIAMEDIHIDSGPLYYYPGSQYNKKFDFGNTGIFFNGQSKYNPNDFANYLDKKCEDFGLKRETLLIKKGDVLIWHAALAHGGDAIRNPALTRKSFVNHYSSIKAYKHHRQSPTTEPIRRSMNGADVFANPIMPDQEDIFKGGEKL from the coding sequence ATGAATGTTATTAATGCTCTAAAGTCCTCCATTAAAAAAGGTATTCAGCAGGTAACAGCCCCACAACCACTAAAAGAATTTGAACCAGCTACACTACCTTGGTTAGATAAACCGGGAGCTGACATTGAACAGTTCGTTCGCAAATACGAACGAGGCAGAAACGTACCTTATGATCTGGCCGAAAAATTAAAATTTTGGCAGAAAAATGGATATGTTATTCTGAAACAAGCAATTGATCCGGCCTGGATTGATCAGTACTGGAGCGAAGTTGAAGAGCTTATCGAGAATCATAAGCAATATAAAACTCTCGTCCGAGTCGATTTGCCTGAGTATGCTGCACGGCCAGTACTACCTATTAATGAGGTACCCAAAGATGTGCTTAATGGGCCCTACATTAAATTTATGGACTTCCATGATAACTCTGTGCTAGGCAAAAAAATCATGCTCCATGAAAACATCATTACCTTCCTGGAGGCTGTATTTGCAGATCGGGTTATTGCGATGCAGAGCTTGCTTTTTAAATACGGAAGCCAGCAAGCAACGCATCAGGACTTCCCCTACGTAGTATCGGAAGTACCCAGCCATCTAGCTGCCTCCTGGATTGCCATGGAAGATATTCACATTGATTCTGGACCATTATACTATTACCCTGGTTCTCAATATAATAAGAAGTTTGATTTCGGCAATACAGGTATTTTCTTCAATGGACAGTCGAAATACAACCCCAATGATTTCGCGAATTATCTGGATAAGAAATGTGAGGATTTTGGCCTGAAACGGGAGACATTACTTATTAAAAAAGGCGATGTTTTGATATGGCATGCGGCCCTCGCCCACGGTGGAGATGCGATTCGAAATCCAGCATTAACACGCAAATCGTTCGTTAATCACTACTCCTCTATCAAGGCGTATAAACACCACCGTCAGAGTCCCACAACTGAACCTATTCGGCGAAGCATGAACGGTGCCGACGTGTTTGCTAATCCAATTATGCCCGATCAGGAAGATATATTTAAAGGGGGCGAAAAGTTATAA
- a CDS encoding uracil-DNA glycosylase family protein, whose translation MPTFAEQAIPYYNTLVAPANLPIDVSAINPYKQPAVQRIVEEFYGRFFNDTNPRIFVLGINPGRFGSGVTGISFTTPQNLRRYCGIENDFRDTPELSSRFIYQVVEAFGGAAAFYGQFFLTSLFPLALTKGGKNYNFYDDRATTEALWPAITETVRTQIRFGYNRNVAVCLGRKNESYLRKLNDQQGFFDRIVTLDHPRYILQYKTKDMPMYLERYITTLHECVA comes from the coding sequence ATGCCTACCTTCGCCGAACAAGCAATTCCGTATTATAACACCCTGGTTGCTCCTGCTAATTTGCCAATTGATGTAAGTGCCATTAATCCCTATAAACAACCAGCGGTTCAGCGTATTGTCGAGGAGTTTTACGGCCGGTTTTTCAATGATACTAATCCACGTATTTTCGTGTTGGGCATCAATCCAGGGCGGTTTGGCTCTGGTGTAACGGGCATTTCGTTTACCACTCCTCAAAACTTGCGACGATACTGTGGTATTGAGAATGACTTCCGCGATACGCCCGAATTATCAAGTCGATTTATTTATCAGGTTGTCGAGGCATTTGGTGGAGCAGCGGCATTTTACGGGCAATTTTTCCTGACTTCGCTATTTCCGCTGGCTTTAACAAAAGGCGGGAAAAATTATAATTTTTACGACGACCGAGCAACCACTGAAGCACTTTGGCCTGCTATTACCGAAACCGTTCGAACACAGATTCGCTTTGGGTATAACCGAAACGTAGCGGTTTGTCTGGGCCGGAAAAACGAATCGTACTTACGTAAGCTCAATGACCAGCAGGGCTTTTTCGACCGTATCGTTACCCTCGATCACCCACGTTACATTCTTCAATACAAAACGAAAGATATGCCCATGTACCTGGAACGGTATATCACAACTCTACACGAGTGCGTTGCTTAA
- a CDS encoding carboxypeptidase-like regulatory domain-containing protein produces the protein MHKILAKKWQRVLCMGCFQLALGSFTVSYGSPGKLTNVIGRGHLNVVEQPTDRAISGTVADESGVGLPGVSVLVKGTQRGTVTDKDGVYRLTVPDGAATITFSFVGYTSQDVAISNQAVVNITLRPEMKSLDEVVVVGYGTARKKRSHRRCDVRYG, from the coding sequence ATGCACAAAATTCTCGCTAAAAAATGGCAGCGCGTGCTCTGTATGGGCTGCTTCCAGTTAGCTCTGGGTTCGTTTACAGTAAGTTACGGATCGCCTGGAAAGCTAACGAACGTCATTGGCCGAGGCCATCTGAATGTAGTAGAACAACCCACCGATCGGGCCATTTCGGGTACGGTCGCCGATGAGTCAGGGGTTGGTTTGCCGGGGGTATCGGTGTTGGTGAAAGGAACGCAACGAGGTACCGTAACGGATAAAGACGGCGTTTATCGGTTGACCGTTCCCGATGGGGCCGCTACCATAACCTTCAGTTTTGTAGGGTACACCTCTCAGGACGTTGCCATAAGCAATCAGGCAGTTGTCAACATTACGTTGAGGCCCGAAATGAAGTCGCTCGATGAGGTTGTGGTGGTAGGATACGGAACCGCCCGAAAAAAAAGATCTCACCGGCGCTGTGACGTCCGTTACGGCTAA
- a CDS encoding restriction endonuclease subunit S produces MKTDWEVKTLGNVIQKTENINPAQSPDKEFDYIDVSSVDNETFSIVSTSRLTGKEAPSRARKLVRTNDIIFATVRPTLKRIAIIPDKFNGQVCSTGYFVLRANEYIDYKLIFYFLQTDGFNAEMQKLQKGASYPAVTDGEVRGQTISYPKSLPEQQRIVAILDEAFAAIDKAKENAEKNLQNARELFESYLQSVFANPGEEWVEKSLGEVCSISSKLIDPRNTEFLNVLHVGGANIESLTGRLIELKTAQEEGLISGKFLFDESMVLYSKIRPYLMKVAKPDFCGLCSADIYPLSPFKDKMIRDYLFYLLLSHDFTQYAIKGSARAGMPKVNREHLFEYKFYIGSITDQTSIVAKLDALSAETKKLEAIYQQKLTDLDELKKAILQKAFQGELTNTAATALAL; encoded by the coding sequence ATGAAGACGGATTGGGAAGTAAAGACGCTGGGAAATGTCATTCAAAAGACAGAAAATATAAATCCTGCTCAAAGTCCAGATAAAGAATTTGATTATATAGATGTATCCAGTGTTGATAATGAAACTTTTTCGATTGTCAGTACTAGTAGACTAACAGGAAAAGAAGCCCCTAGTAGGGCAAGGAAACTTGTCAGGACAAATGACATAATATTTGCTACTGTAAGACCAACGCTAAAACGTATCGCCATTATTCCGGATAAATTTAATGGTCAAGTGTGTAGTACTGGTTACTTTGTTTTGAGAGCTAATGAATACATCGACTACAAACTCATCTTTTATTTTCTTCAGACAGATGGCTTTAATGCAGAAATGCAGAAATTACAGAAGGGCGCAAGCTATCCGGCTGTAACCGATGGAGAAGTAAGAGGACAAACAATTTCATACCCCAAATCCCTCCCCGAACAACAACGCATCGTAGCCATTCTGGATGAGGCTTTTGCGGCTATTGACAAGGCCAAAGAAAATGCCGAAAAGAACCTGCAAAACGCTCGCGAGTTGTTTGAATCCTATTTGCAGTCGGTTTTTGCCAATCCGGGTGAGGAGTGGGTAGAGAAGAGTTTAGGAGAAGTTTGTAGTATTTCATCAAAACTAATTGATCCTCGAAATACTGAATTTCTTAACGTACTTCACGTGGGCGGTGCAAATATAGAATCATTGACAGGGAGGTTGATCGAGTTGAAAACTGCCCAAGAAGAAGGGCTCATATCAGGAAAATTTTTGTTTGATGAATCAATGGTTCTCTATAGTAAAATCCGGCCATATTTAATGAAAGTTGCTAAGCCTGATTTTTGTGGATTATGTAGTGCTGATATATATCCGCTATCGCCATTTAAGGATAAAATGATTCGTGATTACCTTTTTTACCTGCTTCTTTCACATGATTTTACTCAATATGCTATTAAAGGGTCTGCAAGGGCTGGTATGCCTAAAGTAAATCGCGAACATCTATTCGAATATAAGTTCTATATAGGTTCAATAACGGATCAAACCAGTATCGTCGCCAAACTTGATGCCCTTTCCGCCGAAACCAAAAAACTCGAAGCCATTTATCAGCAGAAATTGACGGATTTAGATGAATTGAAAAAAGCGATTCTGCAAAAAGCGTTTCAGGGCGAGCTGACCAACACTGCCGCTACTGCCCTGGCGCTATAA